A region from the Pseudomonas cucumis genome encodes:
- a CDS encoding type III secretion system chaperone has translation MKSAELSLTVERWLDSGEHSLSLAVDSSRMSLQRRGGGVLCCAMLSTVWRGDDTSLEAALRLCGPSLGRFAGALALDPQERRLCLLQRLMSDDSSAIIRALESLANQRDVWQALLAQAPAAIRRPDRPTLMGRPYV, from the coding sequence ATGAAATCCGCTGAGCTCAGTCTGACTGTCGAGCGTTGGCTGGACAGTGGTGAGCATTCGCTGAGCCTGGCGGTCGATAGCTCCCGGATGTCTTTGCAGCGACGCGGAGGAGGGGTGCTGTGCTGCGCGATGCTCAGCACGGTGTGGCGTGGCGACGATACTTCGCTTGAGGCTGCACTGCGTCTTTGCGGTCCCAGCCTTGGACGCTTTGCCGGTGCATTGGCGCTCGATCCCCAGGAACGTCGACTGTGTCTTTTGCAGCGCCTGATGAGCGATGACAGCTCGGCCATCATCCGTGCACTGGAGTCATTGGCCAATCAGCGCGATGTCTGGCAAGCGTTGCTCGCGCAAGCCCCTGCGGCGATTCGACGCCCGGACCGACCTACCTTGATGGGAAGACCTTATGTTTAA
- a CDS encoding HPr kinase — protein sequence MFSLEAIRHRLDSNFERTQQQLDKSAVEMDGLSPDDWHAFNTAMRQTSTASWAANQEVVVKHNLAKAIINEIR from the coding sequence ATGTTTTCTTTGGAAGCAATCCGACACCGTCTCGACAGCAATTTCGAGCGCACGCAACAACAGTTGGACAAATCTGCCGTAGAGATGGATGGCCTTTCCCCGGATGACTGGCACGCCTTCAACACCGCCATGCGTCAGACATCCACCGCCTCCTGGGCGGCGAATCAGGAGGTGGTGGTCAAGCACAACCTCGCCAAGGCAATCATCAATGAAATCCGCTGA
- the sctL gene encoding type III secretion system stator protein SctL, producing the protein MLAVRKLILAGDCQLIGESLLRRETIDDCLLASQVLEAAREQAQSILDAALTDARVLREVAAEQAQAQVWEQAQALLDDWRAQREQMWEGLNETARQLLDEALHTLLGEVPEPARIDALLRHLKAAQPHDETSVLHCHPDLAQVLAERLPVLGHSNWTVRADPQLPADGLSLRASSGDFNLSWQALQRWVLPEQERLESCA; encoded by the coding sequence ATGCTGGCCGTTCGCAAACTCATACTGGCCGGTGATTGCCAGCTCATTGGCGAGTCACTGTTGCGCCGCGAAACGATAGACGATTGTTTGCTGGCCAGCCAGGTCCTGGAGGCTGCCCGAGAGCAGGCACAAAGCATTCTCGACGCCGCGCTCACTGATGCGCGGGTGTTGCGCGAGGTCGCCGCTGAGCAAGCGCAGGCGCAAGTTTGGGAGCAAGCACAGGCTTTGCTCGACGACTGGCGAGCGCAGCGCGAACAGATGTGGGAAGGGCTGAATGAAACGGCTCGGCAGTTGCTCGACGAAGCCTTGCACACGTTACTCGGCGAAGTGCCGGAACCTGCGCGGATCGATGCCTTGCTGCGCCATCTGAAAGCCGCTCAGCCGCATGACGAAACCAGTGTGCTGCATTGTCATCCGGACCTTGCACAAGTGCTCGCCGAGCGCTTGCCTGTGCTTGGCCATTCGAACTGGACGGTACGCGCCGACCCGCAATTGCCCGCCGATGGTTTGAGCCTGCGGGCCAGTAGCGGTGACTTCAATCTGAGTTGGCAGGCCCTGCAGCGCTGGGTTCTGCCAGAGCAAGAGCGTCTCGAAAGCTGCGCTTGA
- the sctJ gene encoding type III secretion system inner membrane ring lipoprotein SctJ, whose protein sequence is MRLRVLRLASVLLLSMSMAACGDRMELHRGLSEQDANEVLAELSNKHIDAQKRVDKTSVAVLVSAQDISRAVRVLSAVGLPRDSHSSLGDIFRKEGVISSPLEERARYIYALSQELERTLSQIDGVVVARVHVVLPERIAPGEPVQPASAAVFIKHREDFDPDSVVPRIRSMVASSIPGMAGADEKKLSVIFVPAETYQAQPDMVNFGLFVITRDQWEFWQLIVLLSAVGLLLFLIGLFAMKPRWRQTMMARFKPGKEPLSDSR, encoded by the coding sequence ATGCGTCTTAGAGTATTGAGACTGGCCAGCGTCCTGCTGCTGTCGATGTCGATGGCGGCCTGTGGCGACCGCATGGAACTGCATCGTGGCCTTTCCGAACAGGATGCCAATGAAGTACTTGCCGAGTTGTCGAACAAGCACATCGATGCACAGAAGCGCGTGGACAAGACCAGTGTGGCGGTTCTGGTTTCTGCGCAAGATATCTCGCGCGCAGTCCGGGTGCTTAGTGCCGTGGGTTTGCCGCGCGACTCGCATTCGAGCCTGGGCGATATTTTTCGCAAGGAAGGGGTGATCTCCTCGCCGCTGGAGGAGCGGGCACGCTACATCTACGCCCTCTCGCAAGAACTGGAACGCACGCTTTCGCAGATCGATGGCGTGGTGGTCGCGCGAGTGCATGTCGTGCTGCCCGAGCGCATTGCGCCGGGAGAGCCGGTGCAGCCAGCCTCCGCGGCGGTGTTTATCAAACATCGTGAGGATTTTGATCCGGACAGTGTCGTGCCGCGCATTCGCAGCATGGTCGCCAGCAGTATCCCCGGAATGGCGGGTGCCGATGAAAAGAAACTCTCGGTGATCTTCGTGCCTGCTGAAACCTATCAAGCGCAGCCGGACATGGTCAATTTCGGGTTGTTCGTCATCACCCGCGATCAGTGGGAGTTCTGGCAGTTGATTGTGCTGCTCAGCGCGGTAGGGCTGTTGCTGTTTCTGATAGGGCTGTTCGCGATGAAACCGCGCTGGCGCCAAACCATGATGGCTCGATTCAAGCCCGGCAAAGAACCCTTGAGTGACTCTCGATGA
- the sctI gene encoding type III secretion system inner rod subunit SctI → MAIARITGSHAEVSGSEITSDGAPAKADIAWFNATLHRPAEKPASADQVAIPASQASLSLQRFSDRAARDLDRASRSINPQDAMKANRSLSSFYLESLLSAKIVSKAAQSVEKLTSLQ, encoded by the coding sequence ATGGCGATTGCACGCATAACAGGTAGCCATGCTGAGGTATCCGGTTCTGAAATAACGTCAGACGGTGCTCCTGCCAAGGCAGACATCGCCTGGTTCAACGCCACCTTGCACCGGCCCGCCGAAAAACCGGCCAGTGCCGATCAGGTGGCCATACCGGCTTCGCAGGCCTCGCTGTCTCTACAGCGTTTCAGCGATCGTGCCGCACGGGATCTGGACCGGGCCTCGAGGTCCATCAACCCGCAAGACGCGATGAAGGCCAACCGCTCGTTGTCCTCGTTTTATCTGGAGAGTTTGCTCAGCGCAAAAATCGTCAGCAAAGCCGCACAGAGCGTGGAAAAACTCACCAGTCTGCAATAG
- a CDS encoding DNA-binding protein: MISSLFSTASLTSSFNVADFDSENSDTASSIASLLSDVLLEKKGSGATFDKKNPLVTMVAEHMDKNPEKFGKPDDATGSVNGWKDELEEDDYLSGDEKKAFAKGLESLIQEMLGGGVDNDSGGVGSNSTQNASGSLDTNDLLSALLGNLGEETLDNLLKPTGDSVRDQRGEVAFQSEDKDVLKEVARFMDMHPEEFGKPDGKSKDWMGELSEGDTYMSRAEGEQFQKAIDMIKGQVKDNAQGNALAADMPNAAQNFLNGGAGNTLQTDASIAAGNVLSVLVQQSSTSARG; encoded by the coding sequence ATGATTTCTTCTTTGTTTAGTACCGCTTCATTGACCAGCAGCTTCAATGTTGCCGATTTCGACAGTGAAAATAGCGATACTGCCAGTAGCATCGCCTCTTTACTGAGCGACGTCTTACTTGAAAAGAAAGGCAGCGGTGCAACATTCGACAAGAAAAATCCGCTGGTCACCATGGTCGCCGAACATATGGACAAGAATCCGGAAAAGTTCGGAAAGCCTGACGATGCCACCGGCAGTGTGAACGGTTGGAAGGATGAGTTGGAGGAGGATGACTATCTCAGCGGCGATGAAAAGAAAGCCTTTGCCAAAGGGCTGGAGAGTCTGATCCAGGAGATGCTTGGTGGTGGCGTGGACAACGACTCCGGTGGGGTCGGCAGCAACAGTACGCAAAACGCCTCAGGCTCGCTGGACACCAACGACTTGCTGTCGGCCTTGCTCGGCAATCTGGGTGAAGAGACGCTCGACAATCTGCTCAAGCCGACCGGCGATTCTGTTCGCGACCAGCGTGGAGAGGTGGCGTTCCAGTCTGAAGACAAGGATGTGCTCAAGGAAGTGGCCCGCTTCATGGACATGCATCCGGAAGAGTTCGGCAAGCCGGATGGCAAGTCGAAGGACTGGATGGGCGAATTGTCCGAGGGCGATACCTACATGTCCCGTGCCGAAGGCGAGCAGTTCCAGAAAGCCATCGACATGATCAAGGGGCAGGTCAAAGACAATGCCCAAGGTAATGCGCTGGCGGCAGACATGCCGAATGCCGCTCAGAATTTCCTGAACGGTGGCGCTGGCAATACGCTGCAGACCGACGCCAGCATTGCGGCCGGCAACGTACTTTCCGTGCTGGTCCAGCAGTCATCCACCAGCGCCCGTGGTTGA
- a CDS encoding ATP-dependent helicase HrpA, with amino-acid sequence MAGGASLGASMAAMTKMDATAAATTTMNAEAQSNKMMTDTVNGISSAYQDSATKSQNAMQQTGKAINY; translated from the coding sequence ATGGCTGGTGGTGCTTCCCTTGGCGCTTCGATGGCTGCAATGACTAAGATGGACGCAACTGCTGCTGCGACCACTACGATGAATGCCGAAGCGCAATCCAACAAAATGATGACCGATACCGTGAACGGCATTTCCAGTGCTTATCAGGACTCGGCCACTAAAAGTCAGAACGCTATGCAGCAAACTGGTAAAGCGATCAACTACTAA
- a CDS encoding sigma 54-interacting transcriptional regulator, with protein sequence MKGMAEGVMENNHPEVHEVLDIWGALQSFIRTAAPLKVDMILEGETGTGKDTLARRAHQLSGRSGPFVALNCAAVPEQLAESELFGVMAGAFTGAHKSRSGYIEASDKGTLFLDEIDSMPPLLQAKLLRVLEMRGIERLGSTRFVPLDLRVLVATQTPLKTLVEQGKFRRDLYFRLNVITVKLPTLRSRPDLILPLFERFTLDAAFKHTKPALQATADLRKQLLNHHWPGNIRELKGAAERFVLGVSPLQGEHYACEGSTVLLRPQLRSFEKALIEDSLLRHSKCIEAVVSELGIPKRTLYHRMKALDITSASDWMGGVVRL encoded by the coding sequence ATGAAAGGGATGGCGGAGGGTGTTATGGAAAATAACCATCCAGAGGTGCATGAAGTACTAGACATCTGGGGGGCTCTACAGTCGTTCATACGAACGGCCGCTCCCCTGAAGGTGGATATGATTCTTGAAGGGGAAACCGGTACCGGGAAAGACACGTTGGCGCGGCGTGCCCATCAACTCTCCGGGCGTTCAGGGCCGTTTGTCGCGTTGAACTGTGCGGCGGTGCCCGAGCAATTGGCGGAAAGCGAGTTGTTCGGGGTGATGGCAGGGGCTTTTACCGGGGCGCATAAATCTCGATCCGGTTACATCGAAGCCTCTGACAAGGGCACGTTGTTTCTCGATGAGATCGACAGCATGCCGCCGTTATTGCAGGCAAAACTGCTCAGGGTGCTGGAAATGCGTGGTATCGAGCGGCTGGGCTCGACGCGTTTCGTCCCCTTGGACCTGCGCGTTCTGGTGGCCACGCAAACCCCCCTGAAAACGCTGGTCGAACAGGGTAAATTCCGTCGCGACCTGTATTTTCGGCTGAATGTCATCACCGTCAAACTTCCGACGCTGCGCTCGCGACCCGACTTGATATTGCCCTTGTTCGAGCGCTTTACCTTAGACGCGGCATTCAAGCACACCAAGCCCGCGCTTCAAGCCACGGCCGATTTGCGCAAGCAACTGCTCAACCATCACTGGCCGGGTAATATCCGGGAGCTCAAGGGTGCTGCAGAGCGCTTTGTGCTGGGAGTTTCGCCCTTGCAGGGTGAGCATTATGCCTGCGAAGGAAGTACGGTATTGCTGAGGCCCCAACTGAGATCGTTCGAGAAGGCGCTTATTGAGGATTCACTTCTACGCCACTCCAAATGTATCGAGGCTGTTGTCAGCGAGCTGGGGATCCCCAAGCGGACCCTTTACCACCGCATGAAAGCTTTGGACATCACCTCTGCAAGCGATTGGATGGGGGGAGTAGTGCGTCTCTGA
- a CDS encoding NAD(P)/FAD-dependent oxidoreductase, with product MAPTIAPVNTSTVFPSATSVVIIGGGIIGLTAALTLAERNIAVVVLEKGHIAGEQSSRNLGWVRKTSRHAADIPLALAADRLWAKMPERVGADVGYRQEGIMFVGRNPSQMAMHEGWLKSVEHLSLDSRLLSKREIGALVPGGVGDWAGGIFTPSDARAEPTLASSAIAKAALDMGVVIIEQCAVRTLQMSAGVVSGVVTERGEIRCDHVLLAGGMWSRRFLGNLGVSLPTLPLTCSVLRTRPMEGPTEIAVGATDFSFRKHKDGGFIITQRGKLDAFLTLDHLLLAKQYMPQFRAQRSVLNVSLGKPFFNDLALARRWKSDSVSPFERVRVQDPAANPRLNNDAMNNLIAAWPVFEQARIAQAWAGTIDVTPDSNPVIGPVAQIPGLTVATGFSGHGFGTSPAAGHLAADLVSGHAPIIDPSPYRFDRF from the coding sequence ATGGCACCCACAATAGCGCCCGTGAATACGTCTACCGTGTTTCCCTCCGCCACCTCCGTCGTCATCATTGGCGGTGGGATTATCGGCCTGACCGCTGCGTTGACATTGGCCGAACGCAATATCGCGGTGGTGGTGCTGGAAAAAGGCCATATTGCCGGTGAGCAGTCGTCACGCAACCTGGGCTGGGTACGCAAGACCAGCCGCCACGCGGCCGATATTCCCCTGGCCCTCGCCGCGGACCGCTTGTGGGCGAAGATGCCTGAGCGGGTAGGGGCGGATGTCGGGTATCGCCAGGAGGGCATCATGTTCGTGGGCCGCAACCCCTCGCAGATGGCGATGCATGAGGGATGGCTCAAGTCGGTGGAGCATTTGTCACTGGATTCACGGCTGCTCAGCAAGCGCGAAATTGGCGCGCTGGTGCCAGGCGGCGTGGGTGACTGGGCCGGCGGCATCTTTACGCCATCCGATGCGCGTGCCGAACCGACGCTGGCAAGCAGCGCTATCGCCAAGGCAGCGCTGGACATGGGGGTGGTGATTATCGAGCAGTGCGCGGTCCGGACGCTGCAGATGTCCGCCGGTGTGGTCAGTGGCGTGGTCACGGAGAGAGGTGAGATTCGCTGTGATCATGTGCTGCTCGCAGGGGGGATGTGGTCACGGCGCTTTCTGGGCAACCTCGGTGTGTCGTTGCCGACCTTGCCCTTGACCTGCTCGGTGCTACGTACTCGCCCAATGGAAGGGCCGACGGAAATTGCTGTCGGCGCAACTGACTTTTCGTTTCGCAAACACAAGGACGGCGGCTTCATCATTACCCAGCGCGGCAAACTGGATGCCTTCCTGACGCTCGATCACCTGTTGCTCGCCAAGCAATACATGCCGCAGTTCCGTGCGCAGCGCAGCGTTTTGAACGTGTCGTTGGGTAAACCTTTTTTCAATGACCTGGCGCTTGCCCGGCGTTGGAAATCCGACAGCGTCAGCCCATTTGAACGCGTCAGGGTGCAGGACCCGGCCGCCAACCCGCGGCTCAATAACGATGCAATGAACAACCTCATTGCGGCCTGGCCGGTGTTTGAACAGGCGCGGATCGCCCAGGCCTGGGCAGGCACTATTGATGTCACGCCGGATTCGAACCCGGTCATAGGGCCGGTCGCGCAGATTCCGGGGCTGACCGTGGCCACCGGCTTCTCGGGGCATGGCTTCGGCACCTCGCCGGCGGCAGGCCACCTCGCGGCGGATCTCGTCAGCGGTCATGCGCCGATCATTGATCCAAGCCCTTATCGGTTCGATCGTTTCTAG
- a CDS encoding RidA family protein, translating into MTNIIKLKTGSPFEDQASYSRLVVVDNWIYVSNTAGRNPQTKVIPEDILEQTHQVFANIETALAAVDASLADVVCSRVFIQDPKDVPAVMALIGEKFRGVDPASTVTCPPLGSTVYKVELEVTAYRNASKAHVEVIRLSL; encoded by the coding sequence ATGACAAACATCATCAAGCTCAAGACCGGTTCCCCGTTTGAAGACCAGGCCAGCTATTCGCGCCTGGTGGTCGTGGACAACTGGATCTACGTGTCCAACACCGCAGGCCGCAACCCGCAGACCAAAGTGATTCCGGAAGATATCCTCGAGCAGACGCACCAGGTGTTTGCCAACATCGAGACGGCCCTGGCGGCAGTCGATGCGAGCCTGGCGGACGTGGTGTGTTCGCGGGTGTTCATCCAGGACCCCAAGGATGTACCGGCCGTGATGGCCCTGATCGGCGAAAAGTTTCGCGGCGTTGACCCGGCCAGCACCGTCACCTGTCCGCCCTTGGGGTCGACGGTCTACAAGGTTGAGCTGGAAGTGACGGCGTATCGGAACGCGTCGAAGGCGCACGTTGAAGTCATTCGCCTGTCGCTGTAA
- a CDS encoding tyramine oxidase subunit B encodes MSTNTKIDFIYLSEQDMIRAGVTDMLACVNTMEEMFGLLYAGDYRMAGPNNDSHGAMVIFPQDSPFPNMPKPTADRRMMAMPAYLGGSFCTAGVKWYGSNIANREKGLPRSILMFTLNDPDTGAPLAHMSANLLSAYRTGAIPGVGARHLARKDSKVVGLLGPGVMGKTTLAAFIAVCPHIDTLKIKGRGQKSLDNFIAWVKETYPQITTIEVVDTLEALVRDSDLVTYCSSGEVGDPTTYPIVKREWVKPGAFLAMPASCSLDDGMEQRDVRKVLDNTGLYQAWFEELPKPAHHCVPVIGVRFMDMIAEGKMQLDEVEDIGKIIAGAAPGRRDDEEIIIMSVGGMPVEDVAWGTVVYRNAIEKGIGVTLNLWETPVLR; translated from the coding sequence ATGTCTACAAATACAAAAATCGACTTCATCTACCTCTCCGAGCAGGACATGATCCGCGCGGGCGTGACTGACATGCTGGCGTGCGTGAACACCATGGAGGAGATGTTCGGCCTGCTCTATGCCGGTGACTATCGCATGGCCGGTCCGAACAATGACTCCCATGGCGCGATGGTGATCTTCCCGCAGGATTCACCCTTCCCGAACATGCCCAAGCCCACGGCTGACCGACGCATGATGGCAATGCCTGCCTACCTGGGCGGCAGCTTTTGCACCGCAGGCGTGAAATGGTATGGCTCCAATATCGCCAACCGCGAAAAAGGCCTGCCGCGCTCGATTCTGATGTTTACCTTGAACGACCCCGACACCGGCGCACCGCTGGCCCATATGTCGGCCAACCTGCTGTCCGCGTACCGCACCGGTGCGATTCCCGGCGTGGGGGCGCGCCATTTGGCACGCAAGGACTCGAAAGTCGTCGGCCTGCTCGGCCCGGGTGTGATGGGCAAGACCACGCTGGCGGCATTCATCGCGGTATGCCCGCATATCGACACACTGAAGATCAAAGGTCGTGGCCAGAAGAGCCTCGATAACTTTATCGCCTGGGTCAAGGAAACCTATCCGCAGATAACCACGATCGAAGTGGTCGACACCCTTGAAGCGTTGGTCCGCGACTCCGACCTTGTTACTTATTGTAGCTCCGGTGAGGTGGGCGATCCCACGACCTACCCAATTGTGAAGCGCGAATGGGTCAAGCCAGGTGCCTTCCTGGCGATGCCTGCCTCCTGCTCCCTTGACGACGGGATGGAACAGCGCGACGTACGCAAGGTGCTGGACAACACCGGTCTCTACCAAGCCTGGTTTGAAGAACTGCCCAAGCCTGCGCATCACTGCGTGCCGGTGATTGGCGTGCGCTTCATGGACATGATTGCCGAAGGCAAGATGCAGCTCGATGAAGTTGAGGACATCGGCAAGATCATTGCCGGCGCTGCGCCAGGCCGCAGGGACGATGAAGAAATCATCATCATGTCGGTGGGGGGCATGCCCGTGGAAGACGTGGCCTGGGGCACGGTGGTGTACCGCAACGCCATCGAAAAAGGCATCGGCGTCACCTTGAACCTTTGGGAAACCCCGGTTCTGCGTTAA
- a CDS encoding AraC family transcriptional regulator encodes MIKQCAPPPRHHTANEQPWFVLNSSRYSVMPSEHPAISHFYAFDVAQSANLLAVPDGCVDIVFDCDATRPTARICGTPLAAQAVELHQNHHYFGVRFSPGVIPGFINVLAEELTERELDLLEVSGFAQRIFENIVQAPLLGDQMRLFNDYLAPRLMGRTSTLTAMVIQQALRHRGDIRIQQLEELSGYTSRTLHRQFSQDTGMSPKTFCRIIRCQAALDTLNTQHDVSFSELALDLGFSDQSHFLRDFKKLVSTTPCDYQRKMTQNAYTDRINYA; translated from the coding sequence ATGATCAAACAGTGCGCGCCGCCTCCCAGGCACCACACTGCGAACGAACAGCCCTGGTTCGTGCTCAACTCTTCACGGTATTCGGTCATGCCCTCCGAACACCCGGCGATCTCGCATTTCTATGCCTTCGATGTGGCTCAGTCGGCCAACCTGCTGGCCGTGCCGGACGGTTGCGTGGATATTGTTTTCGACTGTGATGCAACACGCCCTACCGCCCGGATCTGTGGCACGCCGCTGGCTGCCCAAGCGGTCGAGTTACACCAGAATCATCACTACTTTGGCGTGCGCTTTTCACCGGGCGTCATTCCCGGATTTATCAATGTGCTGGCAGAAGAATTGACCGAACGGGAACTCGACCTGCTGGAGGTTTCGGGGTTCGCCCAGCGCATCTTCGAAAATATCGTTCAAGCACCGCTGCTGGGCGATCAGATGCGACTGTTCAACGACTACCTCGCCCCGCGCCTGATGGGTAGAACGTCAACACTCACGGCCATGGTCATTCAGCAGGCACTGCGCCACCGCGGTGATATTCGTATTCAGCAACTGGAAGAACTCAGCGGGTACACCAGTCGCACGCTGCACCGACAGTTCAGCCAGGACACCGGCATGTCACCCAAGACCTTTTGCCGAATCATCCGCTGCCAGGCAGCTCTGGACACCCTCAATACCCAACACGATGTATCGTTTTCGGAGCTGGCCCTCGACCTGGGCTTTTCCGATCAATCGCACTTCCTGCGCGACTTCAAGAAACTGGTCAGTACAACGCCTTGCGACTATCAACGCAAAATGACCCAGAACGCCTACACCGATCGGATCAACTACGCCTGA
- a CDS encoding AraC family transcriptional regulator — translation MNHHVTADKPPALEVILNEPQHSFRWYEHDYPFDLARWNHHPEFEIHLIREGSGRLLAGDYIGLFETGHVALIGPGLPHDWISDLGKGEVIAGRDVVLQFDGQMLMQLRDKIPELSELQNLFRLAAQGIQFHGATRKSAARLLEDMGQCQGLQRLCLFLSLLQLLASAPDSERQTLASLQYAPMLDALTTQRMSIVFDYILNDLADELRMSVIAQRLDMNEPAFSKFFKRATGHTFVDLTRKLRVQRACRLLAQSSFSVADICFEVGYANLSNFNRHFRHEMQETPSQYRQRLQRVVAVSH, via the coding sequence ATGAACCATCACGTAACCGCAGACAAGCCGCCAGCGCTTGAAGTCATTCTGAACGAGCCCCAGCACAGCTTTCGTTGGTATGAGCATGACTATCCCTTCGACCTTGCTCGCTGGAACCATCATCCGGAGTTCGAGATCCATCTGATCCGCGAAGGCAGTGGCCGGCTATTGGCCGGTGACTACATCGGCCTGTTCGAAACCGGCCATGTCGCCCTGATCGGCCCCGGCCTGCCACACGACTGGATCAGCGACCTGGGCAAAGGGGAGGTGATTGCCGGGCGCGACGTCGTGTTGCAATTCGATGGTCAGATGCTGATGCAACTACGCGACAAGATCCCTGAACTCAGCGAATTGCAAAACCTGTTTCGCCTGGCGGCCCAAGGCATCCAGTTTCATGGCGCTACCCGCAAGAGCGCGGCCCGACTGCTGGAAGACATGGGCCAGTGCCAAGGATTGCAGCGGTTATGCCTGTTCCTGTCGTTGTTGCAGTTGCTCGCATCGGCCCCCGACAGCGAGCGGCAGACGCTCGCCAGCCTGCAATATGCGCCGATGCTCGACGCATTAACGACCCAGCGCATGAGCATTGTCTTCGACTACATCCTCAACGATCTCGCGGATGAGCTGCGGATGTCCGTCATCGCCCAGCGCCTGGACATGAACGAACCGGCCTTCTCCAAATTCTTCAAACGCGCCACTGGCCACACCTTCGTCGACCTGACGCGCAAACTGCGCGTCCAGCGTGCCTGCCGTTTGCTGGCGCAAAGCAGCTTCAGTGTTGCGGATATCTGCTTTGAAGTGGGGTATGCCAACCTGTCGAATTTCAATCGACACTTCCGCCATGAAATGCAAGAGACGCCCAGTCAATATCGGCAGCGGTTGCAACGGGTGGTGGCGGTCAGTCATTGA
- a CDS encoding ABC transporter substrate-binding protein, which translates to MKIIPSAFFLSAGLSSALLCQAAETVTIATVNNSDMIRMQRLSKTFEQLHPDVKLNWVVLEENVLRQRLTTDIATQGGQFDVLTIGTYETPLWGAKHWLEPMKDLPASYDLADIFPSVRQGLSVNDTLYALPFYGESTITYFRTDLFKDAGLIMPEHPTWTQLGEFAGKLHQPDKEQYGMCLRGKAGWGENMALLTTMSNAFGARWFNEQWQPQLNEPEWTAAANFYVNTLKQYGPPGVSSNGFNETLALFNSGKCAIWVDASVAGSFITDTTQSKVADKVGFVAAPTQVTDKGSSWLYAWSLAIPATSKHKEAAKAFVTWATSKEYIQLVAEKDGITNVPPGTRMSTYSDAYLQAAPFAGVTLKMMQNADPAHPSVQPVPYVGIQYVTIPEFQAIGTSVGKLLSAALTGQMPVEQALASAQQATEREMKRAGYPK; encoded by the coding sequence ATGAAGATCATTCCAAGCGCGTTTTTTCTGTCCGCCGGCCTGTCCTCTGCCCTGCTCTGCCAGGCTGCCGAAACGGTGACCATCGCCACCGTGAACAACAGCGACATGATCCGCATGCAGCGGCTGTCCAAAACATTCGAACAACTGCACCCGGACGTGAAGCTCAACTGGGTGGTACTCGAAGAGAACGTGTTGCGTCAGCGCCTGACCACCGACATTGCCACCCAGGGTGGTCAATTCGACGTGCTCACCATCGGCACTTACGAAACACCGCTGTGGGGCGCCAAGCATTGGCTGGAGCCGATGAAAGATCTGCCCGCCAGCTATGACCTCGCGGATATTTTCCCCTCGGTTCGTCAGGGACTGTCGGTCAACGACACCCTCTACGCCCTGCCATTTTATGGCGAAAGCACCATCACCTATTTCCGTACCGACCTGTTCAAGGACGCCGGCCTGATCATGCCCGAGCACCCGACCTGGACGCAGCTTGGCGAGTTCGCCGGCAAGCTGCATCAGCCGGATAAAGAGCAGTATGGAATGTGCCTGCGCGGCAAGGCCGGTTGGGGTGAAAACATGGCCCTGCTGACCACCATGTCCAACGCTTTTGGTGCGCGCTGGTTCAACGAGCAGTGGCAGCCGCAACTCAACGAGCCGGAATGGACCGCCGCCGCCAACTTCTACGTCAACACCCTCAAGCAGTACGGCCCGCCGGGTGTTTCGAGCAATGGTTTCAACGAGACGCTGGCGCTGTTCAACAGCGGAAAATGCGCGATCTGGGTCGATGCCAGCGTCGCGGGCTCCTTCATCACCGACACCACTCAAAGCAAGGTGGCCGATAAGGTCGGCTTCGTCGCGGCGCCCACGCAAGTCACCGACAAAGGTTCGTCCTGGCTCTATGCCTGGTCGCTGGCCATCCCTGCGACGTCCAAACACAAAGAAGCCGCCAAAGCCTTTGTGACTTGGGCGACCTCCAAGGAATACATCCAACTGGTCGCCGAGAAGGATGGCATCACCAACGTACCGCCGGGCACCCGCATGTCCACCTACAGCGACGCTTATCTGCAGGCCGCGCCCTTCGCCGGTGTCACGCTGAAAATGATGCAGAACGCCGACCCAGCGCACCCGTCAGTCCAACCCGTGCCCTACGTCGGTATCCAGTACGTGACCATTCCTGAGTTTCAGGCCATCGGCACGTCGGTCGGCAAGCTGCTGTCTGCGGCGCTCACCGGGCAGATGCCGGTGGAACAGGCTCTGGCATCGGCCCAGCAGGCCACCGAACGCGAGATGAAGCGCGCTGGTTATCCCAAGTAG